From the genome of Hymenobacter cellulosilyticus, one region includes:
- a CDS encoding T9SS type A sorting domain-containing protein: MKKLIYASLGLVLCMGAGPEAAAQAVADPTLGPVTVLQSGIVNNVQQQPDGKYLVGGYFTQVNGTAATGLVRLNADGSLDNAFTSTANNRYPINKIRLLPNGQILLQAYGAITVGGRNFITIAKLNADGSPVTSFSVGSGAPSVSTMEVQADGKILVGGDFTTFNGVTANGLVRLNADGSIDQAFSTALNGGFTRTSSNQATVRSVAVQPDGKILVAGNFDNYNNTGRKGLVRLNANGSLDTSFTPAITTNNTDSEVLAVALDPRTNYVLAFRSGFSVQQILRMTTTGALDNTFTTQSTFNCLSYSSTNSEEFAVDSNGRVIVSGCFVNYGGVASGNNFVTRFLSNGQRDTQFAVGQQLDSRATCVKVLANDDVLLGGEFSRYGSIRNVNLVRLNSAAQALATPRPALMADGAVEDVVQQPDGKLLVGGKFWQINGQAAGNIARLNLDGTLDNSFQLNGVDGQVRKIAVRDNGRIVVAGDFTTVGTQASPMVAQLLANGSPDASFATAGTATSAGAYTSNVHALALQADGSLLIGGPSTTLGNFYGPLHRVLTNGAVDAAYSNQIGQFPEVLSLAALPSGKHYVGFRGSSPAALVRLNANGSLDNTFTAGTSTGYVVINDLVVLPNEKVLAGGSFSNYGGTARTNLVQLNANGTVDAAFVPPVLSGTGITSLARYANGRILIGGGSLSVDGISRGTVARLNPNGSYDASFSSTLRSGYNAYVTLQADESALVYSTSLYFGSTPNQTLPLVRLTAPNVLSVSSRQSTARTEAWPVPAHSELHVQVEAAAQPRSLELLDATGRVVLSRAIREAEPVVPVSQLRAGLYLLRVNYANGSVTRPVAVE, from the coding sequence ATGAAAAAACTAATATACGCAAGTCTAGGGCTGGTACTATGTATGGGAGCAGGGCCGGAGGCCGCCGCGCAGGCCGTGGCCGATCCGACGCTTGGGCCCGTCACGGTGCTACAGTCGGGGATAGTAAACAACGTGCAGCAGCAGCCTGATGGCAAGTACCTGGTAGGCGGCTATTTCACGCAGGTAAATGGCACCGCCGCCACGGGCCTGGTCCGACTAAACGCCGACGGCTCGTTGGATAATGCTTTTACCAGCACCGCCAATAACCGGTATCCCATCAACAAAATCCGGCTGCTGCCCAACGGCCAGATTCTGCTGCAGGCGTACGGGGCCATTACGGTCGGGGGCCGCAACTTCATCACAATAGCCAAGCTGAATGCCGACGGCAGTCCGGTCACAAGCTTCTCGGTGGGTAGCGGCGCACCGTCGGTAAGCACGATGGAAGTACAGGCCGATGGCAAAATCCTGGTGGGCGGCGACTTTACCACCTTCAACGGCGTAACCGCCAACGGCCTGGTGCGGCTGAATGCGGACGGCAGCATTGATCAGGCCTTCTCGACGGCCCTGAACGGGGGCTTTACCCGCACGAGTTCCAACCAAGCTACCGTCCGGAGCGTAGCCGTGCAGCCCGACGGTAAAATTCTGGTGGCCGGTAATTTCGACAACTACAATAATACGGGCCGCAAGGGCCTGGTACGGCTGAATGCCAACGGCTCGCTCGATACCAGCTTTACGCCCGCTATTACTACCAACAACACGGATTCTGAAGTGCTGGCCGTTGCCCTGGACCCACGTACCAATTACGTGCTGGCTTTCCGGAGCGGCTTCTCGGTCCAGCAGATTCTGCGCATGACCACCACCGGCGCCCTCGACAACACGTTCACCACCCAATCTACGTTCAACTGCCTGAGCTACAGCTCTACGAACAGTGAAGAATTCGCCGTCGACTCCAACGGCCGGGTGATAGTGAGCGGCTGTTTCGTTAACTATGGCGGAGTGGCCAGTGGCAATAACTTCGTTACCCGCTTCCTGTCCAACGGCCAGCGCGATACGCAGTTTGCCGTTGGCCAGCAACTGGATAGCCGGGCCACTTGCGTAAAGGTGCTGGCCAATGACGATGTGCTGTTGGGCGGGGAGTTTTCCCGGTATGGCAGCATCCGCAACGTAAACCTGGTGCGCCTGAACAGTGCTGCGCAAGCCCTGGCTACGCCCCGCCCGGCCCTGATGGCGGACGGCGCGGTGGAGGATGTAGTGCAGCAGCCCGATGGTAAGCTGCTGGTGGGCGGTAAGTTTTGGCAGATCAATGGGCAGGCAGCCGGCAACATTGCCCGGCTCAACCTCGACGGCACGCTCGATAACAGCTTTCAGCTGAATGGCGTAGATGGCCAGGTGCGCAAAATTGCCGTGCGCGACAATGGCCGCATCGTAGTTGCCGGCGACTTTACTACCGTTGGCACCCAGGCCTCACCCATGGTGGCGCAGCTGCTGGCCAATGGCAGCCCGGATGCTTCCTTTGCTACGGCTGGAACTGCCACCTCGGCCGGTGCTTATACCAGCAACGTACATGCGCTGGCACTGCAGGCGGATGGCAGCCTGCTGATAGGCGGCCCATCCACTACCCTGGGCAATTTCTATGGCCCCCTGCACCGGGTACTTACCAACGGCGCCGTTGACGCGGCCTATTCCAACCAGATTGGCCAGTTCCCGGAAGTGCTGAGTCTGGCTGCGCTGCCTTCCGGTAAGCACTACGTCGGTTTCCGAGGATCTAGCCCCGCCGCCCTGGTCCGCCTCAACGCCAACGGCAGCCTCGATAACACGTTTACCGCCGGAACGTCCACTGGCTATGTCGTGATTAACGACCTGGTGGTTTTGCCCAATGAGAAGGTGTTGGCGGGCGGCTCGTTTTCCAACTACGGCGGCACAGCCCGCACCAACCTGGTGCAGCTGAATGCCAACGGGACGGTGGATGCGGCGTTTGTGCCGCCGGTGCTCAGCGGCACCGGGATTACCTCGCTGGCCCGCTACGCGAATGGGCGAATTCTAATTGGTGGCGGCAGCCTGAGCGTCGACGGCATTTCGCGGGGAACGGTAGCGCGCCTGAATCCGAATGGCTCCTACGATGCGTCGTTTAGCAGCACCCTGCGGAGTGGGTATAATGCCTACGTGACGCTGCAGGCCGACGAGTCGGCGCTGGTGTACAGCACGTCACTGTATTTCGGCAGCACGCCGAATCAAACCTTGCCGCTCGTGCGCCTGACGGCCCCGAACGTGCTGAGCGTGAGCAGCCGCCAAAGCACGGCCCGCACCGAGGCCTGGCCCGTTCCGGCCCACTCAGAGCTGCACGTGCAGGTAGAAGCCGCCGCCCAGCCCCGCAGTCTGGAACTGCTCGACGCGACGGGCCGGGTGGTGCTCAGTCGGGCTATTCGGGAGGCCGAGCCCGTGGTGCCCGTAAGCCAGTTGCGGGCCGGGCTTTACCTATTGCGCGTGAACTACGCCAACGGCTCCGTGACCCGCCCCGTCGCGGTGGAATAA